From one Pseudomonas fluorescens genomic stretch:
- a CDS encoding heavy metal sensor histidine kinase, translating into MKPARLSLRLGLSVSLMGAALVLLLACLAVFALDHELDSRARKHLANKMVQIEHSLTIDLKAADLGAPVHPLLDVVMGHDNLSLSVIALTGRHSALLTLGPALEANALLQIESGPQLAFTPWREENGEHLLTASRLMRLQDGTRVRVLLTVNRADDHALLQAYLGSTLWALPLLLVLIGLGAWKLVQRGLLPLRRFRRVAEQVSAQTLSHRLPETDLPQELGDLAGGINIMLDRLDDGVQRLSQFSDDLAHELRTPIGNLMGKAQVTLTRERSNDEYREALENSIEELTRLNRIINDMLFLAQVSQPQAQVPLKPVVLADEVQRVCELFECNAEQKGIALHVQGWGTVMADRLMVQRALSNLLSNAIRHGYAGQPINIGIERRDGTVWVSVENRGLGIAQAHLPHLFERFFRVGSGRSRLEGGTGLGLAIVRSIMQVHGGRVEVQSELEGLTRFSLVFVDTAE; encoded by the coding sequence ATGAAACCTGCGCGCCTGTCGCTGCGCCTGGGCCTGAGTGTCAGCCTGATGGGCGCGGCGCTGGTGCTGCTGCTCGCCTGCCTGGCGGTGTTTGCCCTCGACCATGAACTGGACAGCCGGGCACGCAAGCACCTGGCCAACAAGATGGTGCAGATCGAACACAGCCTGACCATTGACCTTAAAGCCGCCGACCTCGGCGCGCCGGTGCATCCACTGCTGGATGTGGTCATGGGCCACGACAACCTGAGTCTGAGCGTCATCGCCCTGACCGGCCGCCATTCGGCCTTGCTGACCCTGGGCCCGGCCCTGGAGGCCAACGCCTTGCTGCAGATTGAAAGCGGCCCGCAACTGGCGTTCACCCCCTGGCGCGAGGAAAACGGCGAGCACCTGCTCACCGCCTCGCGGCTGATGCGCTTGCAGGACGGCACCCGCGTGCGGGTACTGCTGACAGTCAACCGCGCCGACGACCATGCCCTGCTCCAGGCCTACCTGGGCTCGACCCTGTGGGCCTTGCCGCTGCTGCTGGTGCTGATCGGCCTGGGCGCCTGGAAACTGGTCCAGCGCGGGCTGCTGCCGCTGCGCCGCTTTCGCCGGGTGGCCGAACAGGTCTCGGCGCAAACCCTCAGCCACCGGCTGCCGGAAACCGACCTGCCGCAGGAGCTGGGCGACCTGGCCGGCGGCATCAACATCATGCTCGACCGCCTGGACGACGGCGTGCAGCGGCTGTCGCAGTTTTCCGACGACCTTGCCCATGAACTGCGCACGCCCATCGGCAACCTGATGGGCAAGGCCCAGGTCACCCTGACCCGCGAGCGCTCCAACGACGAGTACCGTGAAGCGCTGGAAAACAGTATCGAAGAGCTGACTCGGCTGAACCGCATCATCAACGACATGCTGTTCCTTGCCCAGGTCAGCCAGCCGCAGGCGCAGGTGCCGCTAAAGCCAGTGGTGCTGGCCGACGAGGTGCAGCGGGTGTGCGAGCTGTTCGAGTGCAATGCCGAGCAAAAAGGCATCGCCTTGCACGTGCAGGGCTGGGGCACGGTCATGGCTGATCGCTTGATGGTGCAGCGGGCGCTGTCCAACCTGCTCAGCAATGCAATCCGCCATGGCTATGCGGGACAGCCGATCAATATAGGCATCGAACGCCGGGATGGGACGGTGTGGGTGTCGGTGGAAAATCGCGGGCTGGGGATTGCCCAGGCGCATCTGCCGCATCTGTTCGAACGTTTTTTTCGCGTCGGTTCGGGGCGCTCACGCCTGGAAGGCGGAACGGGCCTGGGGCTGGCGATCGTACGCTCGATCATGCAGGTGCATGGCGGGCGGGTTGAGGTACAGAGCGAGCTGGAGGGGCTGACGCGGTTCAGCCTGGTGTTTGTGGATACTGCCGAATAG
- a CDS encoding heavy metal response regulator transcription factor gives MRLLIVEDELRTAEYLQQGLRENGYIVDCAHTGADGLHLARQQAYDLVILDVNLPELDGWTVLQRLRAESSTRIMMLTAHGRLADRVKGLDLGADDYLLKPFEFPELLARIRSLLRRNDQALQPNTLKVADLELDPSRHRAYRSGQRIDLTAKEFALLHLLMRQSGEVLSRTQIISLVWDMNFDCDTNVVEVSIRRLRAKIDDPFDDKLIHTLRGVGYVLEARE, from the coding sequence ATGCGTCTACTGATTGTCGAGGACGAACTGCGCACCGCCGAATACCTGCAACAGGGCCTGCGCGAAAACGGCTACATCGTCGATTGCGCCCACACCGGCGCCGACGGCCTGCACCTGGCTCGCCAGCAGGCCTATGACCTGGTCATTCTCGACGTCAACCTGCCCGAGCTCGATGGCTGGACCGTGCTGCAGCGCCTGCGCGCCGAGTCCAGCACGCGGATCATGATGCTCACTGCCCACGGCCGCCTGGCCGATCGGGTCAAGGGCCTGGACCTGGGGGCCGACGACTACCTGCTCAAACCCTTCGAGTTCCCCGAACTGCTGGCGCGCATTCGTAGCCTGTTGCGGCGCAACGACCAGGCGCTGCAACCGAACACGCTCAAGGTTGCCGACCTGGAGCTGGACCCCAGCCGCCACCGCGCCTACCGCAGCGGCCAGCGCATCGACCTGACCGCCAAGGAGTTCGCCCTGCTGCACCTGCTGATGCGCCAGAGCGGTGAAGTACTGTCGCGTACGCAGATCATTTCGCTGGTCTGGGACATGAATTTCGACTGCGACACCAACGTCGTCGAAGTGTCGATCCGCCGCCTGCGGGCGAAAATCGACGACCCGTTCGACGACAAGCTGATCCACACCCTGCGCGGCGTCGGCTATGTACTTGAGGCCCGCGAATGA
- a CDS encoding TolC family protein: MFCTRERPGTGPGRILLALLLLALPSLALTQERVLTLESALQVARDNNPELAAARWGIDIAEGERRQAGVLPNPELSWEVEDTRKGSQTTTVGVSQMFELGGKRGARLDVAGRDADLAALELERQRNVLRAEVIGAFQAAAQAQEGLQLAEQSLRLSERALQVVQGRVRAGSASPVEATRAQVQLSEVRLEQGRAEQALTVAYQQLAAITGAAVVQFNRVEGGLQANNAIPSRTLLLDRLEQTADLRLARLQIDQREAALGLARSKRIPDLTVSVGSQYSETDRERINVVGLSVPIPLFDRNQGNVLAAARRADQARDQRNGAELRLRSEVVQALAQWSTAAQEVQTFDRSILPSAQQALDAATRGFERGKFAFLDVLDAQRTLVAARLQYLQAQAQSSEARVRLERIFGDLSLASR; this comes from the coding sequence ATGTTTTGCACCCGGGAACGGCCAGGCACAGGCCCTGGCCGAATATTGCTGGCCCTGCTGTTACTGGCCTTGCCGTCGCTGGCCCTGACGCAGGAGCGCGTATTGACCCTGGAGTCGGCGCTGCAGGTGGCCCGCGACAATAACCCCGAGCTGGCTGCGGCGCGTTGGGGTATCGACATCGCCGAAGGCGAACGACGCCAGGCCGGGGTGCTGCCCAACCCGGAACTGAGCTGGGAAGTGGAGGACACCCGCAAAGGCTCGCAGACCACTACCGTTGGCGTCAGCCAGATGTTCGAGCTGGGCGGCAAACGCGGGGCGCGCCTGGACGTTGCCGGCCGCGATGCCGACCTGGCAGCACTGGAACTTGAGCGTCAGCGCAACGTTTTGCGCGCCGAGGTGATCGGCGCTTTCCAGGCCGCGGCTCAGGCTCAGGAAGGTCTGCAACTGGCCGAGCAGTCGCTGCGCTTGAGCGAGCGGGCGCTGCAAGTGGTGCAGGGCCGGGTCAGGGCCGGCAGTGCCTCGCCGGTGGAGGCGACCCGGGCCCAGGTGCAGTTGTCCGAGGTGCGTCTGGAACAGGGCCGTGCCGAGCAAGCCCTGACGGTCGCCTACCAGCAACTGGCCGCCATCACTGGCGCCGCCGTGGTGCAGTTCAACCGGGTCGAAGGCGGCCTGCAGGCGAACAACGCCATCCCCAGCCGTACGCTGTTGCTCGATCGCCTGGAGCAGACCGCCGACTTGCGTCTGGCCCGCCTGCAGATCGACCAGCGCGAAGCCGCTTTGGGCCTGGCCCGCAGCAAGCGCATTCCCGACCTGACTGTCAGTGTCGGCAGTCAGTACAGCGAAACCGACCGTGAGCGCATCAACGTGGTCGGTCTGTCTGTGCCGATTCCTTTGTTTGACCGCAACCAGGGCAATGTCCTCGCCGCCGCCCGGCGCGCCGATCAGGCCCGCGACCAGCGCAATGGCGCCGAACTGCGCCTGCGTAGCGAAGTGGTCCAGGCCCTGGCCCAGTGGAGCACGGCGGCCCAGGAGGTACAGACCTTCGACCGCTCGATCCTGCCCTCGGCGCAGCAGGCGCTGGATGCCGCCACCCGGGGCTTTGAGCGCGGCAAGTTCGCCTTTCTCGATGTGCTCGATGCCCAGCGCACCCTGGTGGCGGCGCGCCTGCAATACCTGCAGGCCCAGGCCCAGAGCAGCGAGGCGCGGGTTCGCCTGGAACGGATCTTCGGCGACTTGAGCCTCGCCAGTCGCTGA
- the pdxJ gene encoding pyridoxine 5'-phosphate synthase: MLLGVNIDHVATLRQARGTRYPDPVKAALDAEEAGADGITVHLREDRRHIQERDVLLLKDVLQTRMNFEMGVTEEMMAFAERIRPAHICLVPETRQELTTEGGLDVAGQEARIKAAVERLSRLGSEVSLFIDADERQIEASRRVGAPAIELHTGRYADAQTPSEVAQELKRVADGVAFGLGQGLIVNAGHGLHYHNVEAVAAIKGINELNIGHALVAHALFVGFKSAVTEMKALILAASRH, encoded by the coding sequence ATGCTGCTCGGCGTGAACATCGACCACGTGGCGACCCTGCGCCAGGCGCGTGGCACCCGCTACCCGGACCCGGTCAAAGCCGCGCTGGACGCCGAAGAGGCCGGTGCCGACGGCATCACCGTGCACCTGCGCGAAGACCGCCGGCACATCCAGGAGCGTGATGTGCTGCTGCTCAAGGACGTGCTGCAGACGCGCATGAACTTCGAAATGGGCGTTACCGAAGAAATGATGGCGTTTGCCGAACGCATTCGCCCGGCGCACATCTGCCTGGTCCCGGAGACCCGTCAGGAACTGACCACCGAAGGTGGCCTGGACGTTGCCGGCCAGGAAGCGCGGATCAAAGCCGCGGTCGAGCGCCTCTCGCGCCTGGGCTCGGAAGTGTCGCTGTTCATCGATGCCGACGAGCGCCAGATCGAAGCCTCGCGCCGTGTTGGCGCCCCGGCTATCGAGCTGCACACCGGCCGTTATGCCGATGCACAAACTCCGAGCGAAGTGGCGCAAGAGCTCAAGCGCGTGGCCGACGGTGTGGCCTTTGGCCTGGGCCAGGGCCTGATCGTCAATGCCGGCCATGGCCTGCATTACCACAACGTTGAGGCGGTGGCGGCGATCAAGGGCATCAATGAACTGAACATCGGCCATGCGCTGGTGGCCCATGCGCTGTTCGTCGGCTTCAAGTCGGCGGTGACGGAGATGAAAGCGTTGATTCTCGCGGCCAGCCGGCACTGA
- a CDS encoding efflux RND transporter periplasmic adaptor subunit: MNKKSTLLLAAALLLGLGLGALLARQGGPVAAAPASAHAHAEGDHEEEEHGAAEKTEEGHAEEGALTLSQEQIDLAGIELVAVGPRQLQRSLSLPGEIRFDEDRTAHLVPRAAGVVESVAVVLGQQVKAGDLLAVIASPQISEQRSELAASQRRLELARSSYQREKDLWQEGISAEQDYQQARQALQEAEIAQANARQKISALSGSVVLAGGNRYELRAPFAGQIVEKHLVPGEVVNETSAAFTLSDLSRVWATFGVAPRDLPKVRAGMPVTIVASELGQQVNGTVTHVGSLLGEQTRTAAVRVTLDNPQGAWRPGLFVAVQVPTEQYAAALSVPDQALQTLEEKPTVFVRTGEGFIAQAVEPGASANGFVEIRKGLQAGQQVAAQGSFILKSELGKASAEHAH; encoded by the coding sequence ATGAACAAGAAGTCCACCCTGCTGCTGGCCGCGGCCTTGTTGCTCGGCCTGGGCCTGGGCGCGCTGCTGGCGCGCCAGGGCGGCCCGGTTGCCGCCGCCCCTGCATCCGCTCACGCCCATGCCGAAGGCGATCATGAGGAAGAAGAACATGGCGCAGCGGAAAAAACCGAAGAAGGTCACGCCGAAGAGGGCGCGCTGACCCTCAGCCAGGAGCAGATCGACCTGGCCGGAATCGAGCTGGTGGCCGTCGGCCCGCGGCAACTGCAGCGCAGCCTGTCGCTGCCCGGCGAAATCCGTTTCGACGAAGACCGCACCGCGCACCTGGTGCCGCGCGCAGCCGGGGTGGTGGAATCCGTTGCTGTGGTACTCGGCCAGCAGGTCAAGGCCGGTGACCTGCTGGCGGTGATCGCCAGCCCGCAGATTTCCGAGCAGCGCAGTGAACTGGCCGCCAGCCAGCGCCGCCTGGAACTGGCGCGCAGCAGCTACCAGCGCGAGAAGGACCTGTGGCAGGAGGGCATCTCCGCCGAGCAGGATTACCAGCAGGCCCGCCAGGCCCTGCAGGAGGCGGAAATCGCCCAGGCCAACGCCCGGCAGAAGATCAGCGCCCTGAGCGGCAGTGTGGTCCTGGCCGGCGGCAACCGCTACGAGCTGCGTGCGCCGTTTGCCGGGCAGATTGTCGAGAAGCACCTGGTGCCGGGCGAGGTGGTCAACGAAACCAGCGCTGCCTTCACCCTTTCGGACCTGTCGCGGGTCTGGGCGACCTTCGGCGTAGCGCCTCGCGACCTGCCCAAGGTGCGCGCCGGCATGCCGGTGACCATCGTCGCCAGCGAGCTGGGCCAGCAGGTCAACGGCACGGTCACCCATGTTGGCAGCCTGCTCGGCGAGCAGACTCGTACTGCCGCTGTGCGCGTTACCCTCGACAACCCGCAAGGCGCCTGGCGCCCTGGCCTGTTCGTCGCCGTGCAGGTGCCCACCGAGCAGTATGCCGCCGCCCTGAGTGTCCCGGACCAGGCCCTGCAGACCCTGGAAGAAAAACCCACGGTGTTCGTGCGCACTGGCGAAGGCTTCATTGCCCAGGCGGTTGAGCCAGGGGCCAGTGCCAACGGCTTTGTCGAGATCCGCAAGGGCCTGCAAGCCGGCCAGCAAGTGGCGGCGCAGGGCAGCTTCATCCTCAAGTCGGAGCTGGGTAAGGCCAGCGCCGAACACGCCCACTGA
- the recO gene encoding DNA repair protein RecO, producing MELPTGQPAYVLHSRAYRETSALVDFLTPQGRLRAVMRRARGKGGSQVRPFVPLEVEFRGRGELKNVGRLDTVGIAAWLHGDALFSGLYLNELLIRLLPAEDPHPLVFEHYAATLQALAAGRPLEPLLRAFEWRLLDQLGYAFALDHDVNGDPLAVDGLYRLQVDAGLERVYLLQPGLFNGAELLAMADADWEIPGALGAAKRLMRQALAVHLGGRPLVSRELFRKR from the coding sequence ATGGAACTGCCTACTGGCCAACCGGCCTACGTGCTGCACAGCCGGGCCTACCGTGAAACCAGCGCGCTGGTGGATTTCCTCACCCCGCAAGGTCGCCTGCGCGCGGTCATGCGCCGTGCCCGTGGCAAGGGCGGCAGCCAGGTGCGTCCTTTCGTTCCCCTTGAAGTCGAGTTTCGCGGTCGTGGCGAGCTGAAGAATGTCGGCCGTCTGGATACCGTCGGTATCGCGGCCTGGCTGCATGGCGATGCGCTGTTCAGCGGGCTCTACCTCAACGAGCTGCTGATTCGCCTGCTACCGGCTGAAGACCCGCATCCGCTGGTGTTCGAGCACTATGCCGCGACCTTGCAGGCGCTGGCCGCCGGTCGCCCGCTGGAGCCGCTGCTGCGCGCGTTCGAGTGGCGCCTGCTGGACCAGCTTGGCTATGCCTTTGCCCTCGACCATGACGTCAACGGCGATCCGCTGGCCGTCGATGGCCTGTACCGCTTGCAGGTCGATGCCGGGCTTGAGCGGGTCTACCTGCTGCAGCCGGGGCTGTTCAACGGCGCCGAGCTGTTGGCCATGGCTGATGCCGACTGGGAAATTCCCGGCGCCCTGGGCGCCGCCAAGCGCCTGATGCGCCAGGCCCTGGCCGTGCATCTGGGCGGGCGGCCGCTGGTCAGTCGCGAACTGTTTCGCAAGCGCTGA